Proteins from a genomic interval of Salvelinus alpinus chromosome 7, SLU_Salpinus.1, whole genome shotgun sequence:
- the LOC139581309 gene encoding probable G-protein coupled receptor 101, protein MSTSEVPGVSSNSSTVPWDPGSSGPPGPTDWPSVANSVVKMVLISAIVCVSLFGNVVVLLVFQRKPQLLHVANRFVLNLLLADLLQTVLVMPFAIAATVPGVWPLDARFCQALIVLMHLFAFAGVNTIIVVSVDRYLAIIHPLSYPTRMTPHLGTNLIACTWVLSLLQSTPPLYGWGAIDFDRRHNVCSVVWSSSLSYSVLVATCSFWLPVLIMLGCYWMVFRAARRQNALVHPIQTQSKSHPNLPPDTQAPCPGSPQRPPQQAPPPLDSFSAGGYPIRGRHRRFHYHCKAARVVFVIMASYILSMGPYSVLNTVSIRSSAAVPPWLASLALVLFFFQCCLHPYIYGYMHRSVRKEFLALLCGPLCRQGRPCHNSAQDSCFTVTDGRSTHPNLPSLAARVCPLRTWEEGTTTEATSSSPTMDRRSRDTRKETTSLSSERELTVHTTTK, encoded by the coding sequence ATGTCCACCTCTGAGGTGCCTGGTGTGAGCAGTAACTCCAGCACCGTGCCTTGGgaccctggttcctctggtcCTCCTGGCCCCACAGACTGGCCGTCGGTGGCCAACAGCGTGGTGAAGATGGTGCTGATCTCAGCcatcgtgtgtgtgtctctgtttggTAATGTGGTGGTGTTGTTAGTGTTCCAGAGGAAGCCTCAGCTCCTCCACGTGGCCAACCGCTTCGTGCTCAACCTCCTCCTGGCAGACCTGCTCCAGACCGTGCTGGTCATGCCCTTCGCCATCGCTGCCACCGTGCCTGGTGTGTGGCCCCTGGATGCCCGCTTCTGCCAGGCCCTGATAGTGCTCATGCACCTGTTTGCCTTCGCCGGGGTGAACACCATCATCGTGGTGTCGGTGGACCGTTATCTGGCCATCATCCACCCGCTGTCCTACCCCACCCGCATGACCCCTCATCTGGGCACCAACCTCATTGCCTGCACCTGGGTGTTGAGTCTGCTCCAGAGCACGCCGCCCCTCTACGGCTGGGGGGCCATAGACTTTGACCGCAGGCATAACGTGTGTTCTGTGGTGTGGTCCTCCAGCCTGTCCTACTCAGTCCTGGTTGCCACCTGCTCCTTCTGGCTGCCGGTGCTCATCATGCTGGGCTGTTACTGGATGGTATTCAGGGCAGCTAGGAGGCAGAACGCCCTTGTGCACCCCATCCAGACCCAGTCTAAGTCCCATCCCAACCTGCCTCCGGATACCCAGGCCCCCTGCCCCGGCAGCCCCCAGCGCCCACCCCAACAGGCACCCCCACCCCTGGACTCCTTCTCAGCCGGGGGGTACCCCATCCGGGGCAGGCACAGACGTTTCCACTACCACTGCAAGGCAGCCCGGGTGGTGTTCGTCATCATGGCCTCGTACATCCTGAGCATGGGACCTTACAGTGTTCTTAACACGGTCTCCATTCGCTCCAGTGCTGCTGTGCCTCCATGGCTGGCCTCCCTAGCCCTGGTGCTCTTCTTCTTCCAGTGCTGCCTCCACCCCTACATCTACGGCTACATGCACCGCAGCGTGAGGAAGGAGTTCCTGGCCCTGCTGTGTGGTCCGCTCTGCAGGCAGGGCCGTCCCTGCCACAACTCCGCCCAGGACAGCTGCTTCACCGTGACCGACGGACGCTCCACGCACCCCAACCTGCCCAGTCTGGCTGCCCGCGTCTGCCCCCTCCGCACCTGGGAGGAGGGCACCACCACAGAGgctacctcctcctcccccaccatGGATAGGAGGTCCAGGGACACCCGCAAAGAGACCACCAGCCTGAGCTCTGAGAGAGAGCTGACTGTCCACACCACTACCAAGTAG
- the LOC139581306 gene encoding transmembrane 9 superfamily member 2-like isoform X2 → MKTRIDTEFVLVFTLVAFSTCSGFYLPGLAPVSFCEDGKGGDDCQTLIQLFVNRLDSVESVLPYEYDVFDFCKDDNERRPSENLGQVLFGERIETSPYKFLFKKDEKCKELCTKTYVKSNTDDKNMLDFLKRGMQLNYQHHWIVDNMPVTWCYDVEDSQKYCNPGFPIGCLVTTEGRAKDACVINSDFNKKNTFYIFNHVDIKLTYHNGEGEGWRGARLVAATLEPKSINNADADKPTCEGPPMEVPGEFNSDVKITYTYSVSFEENNDIKWASRWDYILVSMPHTNIQWFSIMNSLVIVLFLSGMVAMIMLRTLHKDIARYNQVDQEDAQEESGWKQVHGDVFRPPRKGMLLSVFLGQGTQIFIMTFITLFLACLGFLSPANRGALMTCSVVLWVLLGTPAGYVSARLYKTFGGEKWKTNVLLTALLCPGIVFADFFLMNLILWVEGSSAAIPFGTLVAILALWFGISVPLTFIGAYFGFKKPAIEQPVRTNQIPRQIPEQSFFTKPVPGIVMGGILPFGCIFIQLFFILNSIWSHQMYYMFGFLFLVFIILLITCSEATVLLCYFHLCAEDYHWWWRSFLTSGFTAVYLFVYAVHYFFSKLQIVGAASTILYFGYTSIMVLIFFLFTGTIGFFACFWFVNKIYSVVKVD, encoded by the exons ACTCTCATCCAGCTGTTTGTGAATCGCTTGGACTCAGTGGAATCAGTTCTGCCCTATGAATATGACGT CTTTGACTTCTGCAAAGATGACAACGAGAGGAGACCGTCTGAGAACCTGGGCCAGGTGCTATTTGGTGAGAGAATTGAGACGTCGCCATACAAG TTCCTTTTCAAAAAAGATGAGAAATGCAAGGAATTGTGCACCAAAACCTATGTGAAGAGTAATACCGATGATAAGAACATGCTGGACTTCCTCAAGAGAGGAATGCAGTTGAACTACCAGCACCATTG gattgttgacaacatgcCAGTCACTTGGTGCTATGATGTGGAAGACAGTCAGAAATACTGCAATCCTGGATTCCCCATTGGCTGCCTCGTCACCACCGAAGGGCGCGCTAAAGATGCCTGTGTCATCAAT TCCGATTTCAACAAGAAGAACACGTTTTACATCTTCAACCATGTGGACATCAAATTGACCTACCAcaatggggagggggaggggtggagaggagctCGCCTGGTGGCTGCCACACTGGAGCCCAAGAG TATCAACAATGCTGATGCTGACAAACCGACATGTGAAGGCCCTCCCATGGAGGTTCCTGGAGAGTTTAACAGTGACGTGAAAATCACCTACACCTACTCTGTCAGCTTCGAG GAAAACAATGACATCAAGTGGGCCTCTAGATGGGACTACATTTTGGTCTCCATGCCTCACACCAACATCCAGTGGTTCAG CATCATGAACTCCCTGGTCATCGTGCTCTTCCTGTCTGGCATGGTGGCTATGATAATGCTGAGGACCCTGCACAAGGACATCGCCAGGTACAACCAGGTGGACCAG GAGGATGCCCAGGAGGAGTCTGGGTGGAAGCAGGTGCACGGGGATGTGTTTAGGCCTCCCAGGAAGGGCATGCTGCTTTCTGTGTTCCTCGGCCAGGGAACCCAAATCTTCATCATGACCTTCATCACCCTCT TCCTGGCCTGCCTGGGGTTCCTGTCTCCAGCTAACCGAGGTGCTCTGATGACCTGTTCTGTGGTGCTGTGGGTTCTGCTGGGCACCCCTGCAGGATACGTGTCAGCACGCCTCTACAAGA CTTTCGGTGGTGAGAAATGGAAGACCAATGTCCTGTTGACAGCACTGTTGTGTCCAGG GATTGTGTTTGCAGACTTCTTCCTGATGAACTTGATCCTGTGGGTGGAAGGCTCGTCGGCTGCCATCCCCTTCGGCACGCTGGTGGCCATCTTAGCTCTGTGGTTTGGTATCTCCGTGCCCCTCACCTTCATCGGTGCTTACTTCGGCTTCAAGAAACCT GCCATTGAGCAGCCGGTGAGAACCAACCAGATCCCCAGACAAATCCCAGAACAGTCGTTCTTCACCAAGCCTGTCCCCGGCATCGTCATGGGGGGCATCCTGCCCTTCGGCTGCATCTTCATCCAGCTCTTCTTCATCCTCAATAGCATCTG GTCTCACCAGATGTACTACATGTTTGGTTTCCTCTTCCTGGTCTTCATCATCCTCCTTATCACCTGCTCTGAGGCTACCGTCCTGCTATGCTACTTCCACTTGTGTGCAGAG GACTATCACTGGTGGTGGCGCTCCTTCCTGACCAGCGGCTTCACGGCCGTCTACCTGTTCGTCTACGCCGTCCACTACTTCTTCTCCAAGCTGCAGATCGTAGGAGCCGCCAGCACCATCCTCTACTTCGGCTACACCTCCATCATGGTGCTCATCTTCTTCCTCTTCACAG GCACCATTGGATTCTTTGCCTGCTTCTGGTTTGTAAATAAAATCTACAGTGTGGTGAAGGTGGACTAA
- the LOC139581306 gene encoding transmembrane 9 superfamily member 2-like isoform X1 translates to MKTRIDTEFVLVFTLVAFSTCSGFYLPGLAPVSFCEDGKGGDDCQTLIQLFVNRLDSVESVLPYEYDVFDFCKDDNERRPSENLGQVLFGERIETSPYKFLFKKDEKCKELCTKTYVKSNTDDKNMLDFLKRGMQLNYQHHWIVDNMPVTWCYDVEDSQKYCNPGFPIGCLVTTEGRAKDACVINSDFNKKNTFYIFNHVDIKLTYHNGEGEGWRGARLVAATLEPKSINNADADKPTCEGPPMEVPGEFNSDVKITYTYSVSFEENNDIKWASRWDYILVSMPHTNIQWFSIMNSLVIVLFLSGMVAMIMLRTLHKDIARYNQVDQEDMIKAPPKQGKSIFYEDAQEESGWKQVHGDVFRPPRKGMLLSVFLGQGTQIFIMTFITLFLACLGFLSPANRGALMTCSVVLWVLLGTPAGYVSARLYKTFGGEKWKTNVLLTALLCPGIVFADFFLMNLILWVEGSSAAIPFGTLVAILALWFGISVPLTFIGAYFGFKKPAIEQPVRTNQIPRQIPEQSFFTKPVPGIVMGGILPFGCIFIQLFFILNSIWSHQMYYMFGFLFLVFIILLITCSEATVLLCYFHLCAEDYHWWWRSFLTSGFTAVYLFVYAVHYFFSKLQIVGAASTILYFGYTSIMVLIFFLFTGTIGFFACFWFVNKIYSVVKVD, encoded by the exons ACTCTCATCCAGCTGTTTGTGAATCGCTTGGACTCAGTGGAATCAGTTCTGCCCTATGAATATGACGT CTTTGACTTCTGCAAAGATGACAACGAGAGGAGACCGTCTGAGAACCTGGGCCAGGTGCTATTTGGTGAGAGAATTGAGACGTCGCCATACAAG TTCCTTTTCAAAAAAGATGAGAAATGCAAGGAATTGTGCACCAAAACCTATGTGAAGAGTAATACCGATGATAAGAACATGCTGGACTTCCTCAAGAGAGGAATGCAGTTGAACTACCAGCACCATTG gattgttgacaacatgcCAGTCACTTGGTGCTATGATGTGGAAGACAGTCAGAAATACTGCAATCCTGGATTCCCCATTGGCTGCCTCGTCACCACCGAAGGGCGCGCTAAAGATGCCTGTGTCATCAAT TCCGATTTCAACAAGAAGAACACGTTTTACATCTTCAACCATGTGGACATCAAATTGACCTACCAcaatggggagggggaggggtggagaggagctCGCCTGGTGGCTGCCACACTGGAGCCCAAGAG TATCAACAATGCTGATGCTGACAAACCGACATGTGAAGGCCCTCCCATGGAGGTTCCTGGAGAGTTTAACAGTGACGTGAAAATCACCTACACCTACTCTGTCAGCTTCGAG GAAAACAATGACATCAAGTGGGCCTCTAGATGGGACTACATTTTGGTCTCCATGCCTCACACCAACATCCAGTGGTTCAG CATCATGAACTCCCTGGTCATCGTGCTCTTCCTGTCTGGCATGGTGGCTATGATAATGCTGAGGACCCTGCACAAGGACATCGCCAGGTACAACCAGGTGGACCAG GAAGACATGATAAAGGCTCCACCAAAACAAGGAAAATCCATATTCTAT GAGGATGCCCAGGAGGAGTCTGGGTGGAAGCAGGTGCACGGGGATGTGTTTAGGCCTCCCAGGAAGGGCATGCTGCTTTCTGTGTTCCTCGGCCAGGGAACCCAAATCTTCATCATGACCTTCATCACCCTCT TCCTGGCCTGCCTGGGGTTCCTGTCTCCAGCTAACCGAGGTGCTCTGATGACCTGTTCTGTGGTGCTGTGGGTTCTGCTGGGCACCCCTGCAGGATACGTGTCAGCACGCCTCTACAAGA CTTTCGGTGGTGAGAAATGGAAGACCAATGTCCTGTTGACAGCACTGTTGTGTCCAGG GATTGTGTTTGCAGACTTCTTCCTGATGAACTTGATCCTGTGGGTGGAAGGCTCGTCGGCTGCCATCCCCTTCGGCACGCTGGTGGCCATCTTAGCTCTGTGGTTTGGTATCTCCGTGCCCCTCACCTTCATCGGTGCTTACTTCGGCTTCAAGAAACCT GCCATTGAGCAGCCGGTGAGAACCAACCAGATCCCCAGACAAATCCCAGAACAGTCGTTCTTCACCAAGCCTGTCCCCGGCATCGTCATGGGGGGCATCCTGCCCTTCGGCTGCATCTTCATCCAGCTCTTCTTCATCCTCAATAGCATCTG GTCTCACCAGATGTACTACATGTTTGGTTTCCTCTTCCTGGTCTTCATCATCCTCCTTATCACCTGCTCTGAGGCTACCGTCCTGCTATGCTACTTCCACTTGTGTGCAGAG GACTATCACTGGTGGTGGCGCTCCTTCCTGACCAGCGGCTTCACGGCCGTCTACCTGTTCGTCTACGCCGTCCACTACTTCTTCTCCAAGCTGCAGATCGTAGGAGCCGCCAGCACCATCCTCTACTTCGGCTACACCTCCATCATGGTGCTCATCTTCTTCCTCTTCACAG GCACCATTGGATTCTTTGCCTGCTTCTGGTTTGTAAATAAAATCTACAGTGTGGTGAAGGTGGACTAA